In the Primulina tabacum isolate GXHZ01 chromosome 15, ASM2559414v2, whole genome shotgun sequence genome, TCAATTACTTCCTCACTGCCAATTAATTAACATCGCCCACGACTGTGATAAGTAGATGGTATATTTTTCAACTTTCTTTGTAGATCTTGCAACATCCACCACGCTGTCATGCTTAGTTTACTCGTAATGCATTAAAAAATTACCATATTGTATATATGTAACTTTTAAATGGTAGAGTGCATTTTCTTGCAACTGCATGGTGACATGGGTGAGAGACACCGGTTGAAGACTGAACTTTCTGAGTTTTTATATTCACCGTCAAAAAATCTGTTGTTTTTTTCTAAAAGTATAAATTTGTTGTTTTGATGTCTTGAGAAGTAAATTGTTGAATCCGAAACATGACATAAATATGCAATACGAACAAACAACTAAGATTATTTAAATAAGAAAGCATAAGGTTGGTATCCATCTTGATTCTGTGACATTACAGTAAAGTAAACAATCTCATTCTAAAGGACTTCACACAAACAATCGAAATGCAGCACGAAACAAACTGAACATGACAGAAGCAGTGATCCATAACATAAAGAATATGACTGCTTTTCAGACTCTTGGCTAGGTTCTTCCCCCATTAGCCAGCTTGAAGAGCTGTGCCTGAGCTGATGCTGCCTTGTTTGAGCTAAGAGCCGCGATAAAACTATCCCTGACTTGTGTGGTTGAGTAAGGGAACCTCGCGTGTGCCATGGAGTTGAGGAAAGCTGCAGTTCCTTCCCTGTAAAGTTCTCCATAGCCATCGGTACGTGTGTTTGAAAGAGCCTGAAGCACATTCATGTTAGGACTAAATCCAGGTACAGTAGGCACACCTAATGTGCCACCAATTGTTCCGCCATTAACTGGTCCGCCAACTGTTCCAAGCCAGCCAATTAATCCCCATACAAATGTCGGGTGATTCCTCCAGAAACTGCAATTTACAGGGAAAGTAAGTTCAATACCATTCTTCCGACTGGATTATATTTTGGATCTGTAagtatgatatatattttttcgtgaAAACCTGTACTTACATGCAAGTAAAAGGTGGAGAGGCTGGACCAAAGGAAAATGGAGGTGTTGGAGTTGTGACACCGGGAGTGCTTGGAGTCCCTGGGGTGGTGACAATTGGAGGGTTGACGATTGGAGTGGTTGGCGAAGTTCCGGTACCTGGTGTCGGAGTAGTTGGTGTCGTTGGGGACGGGGTTGAGGTTGGAGGGGAGTGGTAGTATCCGCCGCCTCCACTTGGAGTAGATGGACTAGTTCGGTGATGTCCATGTCCGCCGCTTGGTGGGGTAACACAGTTGGTTGGTGGAGAACTTCCATAGCTGCCGCTGCCACCTCCATGAGAAGGTGTTGGAGTTGCATGGCCACCTCCTGAACCCTGTGATGGAGGGGTGTATGAACCTGTAACACAAGAAAGCAAAGATGATTTGGCCAATGTTGAAACgcttatttattttgtttgtgcTTTGCTTCGTGTAAATCAGGAAGGGTAATCGTAAACCATATAGAGATCATCTTGGTGAGATTTCATGTGTTCAAAAAAAGGTTTGTTCAAACATGCGTCAAGAAACTTCAAAATTGTAAATATGTGTGTGCATGAATGAGTTTATGAGTTGTGTCTGAGAATGACCTGATGGAGGATAGTAGTTTTTCTGATCTTCAAAGTTTGCTGCAGACATGACAGGAATGAGCAAGTTTTGGGAAAGTAACGCCGCCCACAGAAGCAGCATGGCATGCTTACTTTTCGAACTCTCCATTTTTGCAGCCTTTCAAGAAAATAAAGATTGGCTTGAAGAAAATAGAGGAAGAAAGAGTGCTCAGAGTTGAGGAAGAATCCAAGAGACAGCGCAGTCTATATAATGAGTTATCAGAGACCGAAGTAAATATAAGCAGGTAAACAAGTATGTGGTTAGTTGTATGTGTTGCAGGTGCATTTAAACTGTCATCTAATCTCACTAGCAATgttcttatttttctaaaaagaaTTTACCCCGCCCTGGGTGTGTGTTTGGCCTTGCAAATCAAAAACCTTTGCGCGCATAGTTTTAGCCATGGCAGGGGTGAACTCAAGAAATGCAACTAGGGGCAgaaaaatatggttttataaACCTCGCACACAATATTTTTAATGCTGTTGCTTGTTTTCCTAAATATTTGACTAGTTTTGACCCATGTCACATCCCATTTTTTTGGGTTTAACTGACATCCTAGTTTATATGATTCTCTGACTAGGAACAAAACTTAACGTGTATGTTATGCTTTTCCTAAATCATCatgtcatttttaaatttacctTCTGTTGCAAGTATATAATAGAATTTTAATCTTTCATGATTTCTGCCATTTCCCACTACGGTGGATTAAGGTGGGacaaatttcttgaatatactaACTTATGTTTGCGTTTatctattttctttttaaaattaccTTTCACGGCTCCAAAATTCTCCACGCCTTCATAATTGCAATCCTAAAAAGCCAGTTTCTGTAACAAATAACCATTGGCTGCAGTGCTTTTTCTTCTCAATGAATGGCATCATGGTGAATTGCTCAAGTTGGCTCATTTGCTTGGTTTCTTTTAATTCACAAATAAGCCTCGACTCTTATTGAACTTGGACCTCCTTGCGTAGATATAGATTAAGAAATTTGTAATTTAATagaatattcttttatttttatcaatatTTTTGAATTCTTAAATGCATCTCccataacataaaaaaatatgactACCGATGGAGTGCGGGCAGTGAATTTTACGacacagtgataaaaaaataaattaggtGTAATGTATGAATTTAATCGGAGTAATGACTGTGGCAGAGAAGTAGGTGAAGAGGTTGAAAACTGACAGAGAGGAGGCCACATTCAATTCTTATCGTAAATGAATATATATTTCGAATCCTTTCAATTCTGAGCTCACCCCTGTCAATGCCCTCTTTTGACTACTGTTCCTTGTCTGTGTTATCTGTCCgacttatataaaaatatacatatataaatatgtatatCTTCTATATATGTTACAAGATATATATTTACGTTGCAAGTGGAACATATAAAGATTATACGAGGAGAACAATTCTCACGTTACTCAcgctatttttaaaaatcattaattcaataattgagttgttttaagtttgatatacatatatgtatataatgttACGATATTCTgtctaaatataaaaatatttattaatatgatccataatcacaatcatattcTTGCTATCAGTTTGACACTTGTTTTAATATCACAactttaaaattgtaaaaataatataGTTAGACTATGAgtattcaaaataattaaacaaaaaacaaattttttttataagaactttaatttctaaatttatcgtgatatattttgaagttaTAAAGTTCTATACATAAATAATATCCTAAAAGTTAACTACAAGTTTTACAAGTATTTATTAATGAAAATTTGACGGGacataaaatataaagataatgttaatttttttaaaacttttattttttgagaaaaaatacttaaaatacataaaaaattttaaaaatcttataaatcattttaagtaATTGTAgatgtaaaataatttattttacataaaaattatttgaattcattcttgtttcttttttctATCCTTTTGATGGATATAATAGTAATTATTatacataaaattaatttaaacttattttgattcttttaaaatgttttcttgtggtaacaaataattatttgtgTTTGTCATCCATAGTGTCTTACGATTTGACAAATTGACAGACACGTCAGTGCAATCCTCATTATGTTCACCATCAGCTTAATATACGGCTTTGCACgaaaaatcacaattataagaaataaaaatCGCGTCTTGAGTAACAAAAATAACTTTTGACCTGAAAATTAAGAAACGTTCGaattaaaagataaatttttCACTATCATTCAATTTTGTTGGGTTAAACGTGTATGGATGAGGGTAGTACTGAAATGAGTGAACTCTTGGGAATTTTCGTGAGTTAAGCTGCTGATATTGTGTcacttattttaaatttcattaaagataaagtttttttaaaaagaaaatgggccgtaaatttcattccaaaaataaaatttcatttttcttcaattattataaaattcattATTACCTGAAAACGAAAAAaagacatgtatttattaatattatttaacgaAGATAAGAACATATTTGTAAATTCACACAATTTTATtagagttttcaaatttattagTCATGTATTATTTACGTTATTAATGGATTTAATCTACtcaagttaaaaataaaaattgacaaAAAAACTCTCATGAAGTTGttcacgagtcaattttgtgaaacatgtCTCCTATTTTACGCTAATCATGAAAAATCAATGTTTTTCACTCAGAAAATTGATCGGGTTGGTCAATctgaaatatatatacatga is a window encoding:
- the LOC142527618 gene encoding protodermal factor 1-like, which gives rise to MESSKSKHAMLLLWAALLSQNLLIPVMSAANFEDQKNYYPPSGSYTPPSQGSGGGHATPTPSHGGGSGSYGSSPPTNCVTPPSGGHGHHRTSPSTPSGGGGYYHSPPTSTPSPTTPTTPTPGTGTSPTTPIVNPPIVTTPGTPSTPGVTTPTPPFSFGPASPPFTCIFWRNHPTFVWGLIGWLGTVGGPVNGGTIGGTLGVPTVPGFSPNMNVLQALSNTRTDGYGELYREGTAAFLNSMAHARFPYSTTQVRDSFIAALSSNKAASAQAQLFKLANGGRT